One genomic segment of Methanothermococcus okinawensis IH1 includes these proteins:
- a CDS encoding RNA ligase, producing MDIDILKVSERLKLDEVDIKKAFERKIISFDMYHNKKYLLFKKKLRHIERGTVLFLNNNMDIVMGYPKIRRAMMLYPTLKNYFINKIVVEEKLDGYNVRITKIDNKVMAITRGGRICPFTTKKALKFLNVNILDDYPNLMLCGEMIGLNNPYVPHYYPEVNNILIKSDKNNNKKTKIIENLGFYIFDVRYRETNKPLSISEKEELLQKYELPYVKPIGIFNKEDIEHIKKIILTLNDKKREGVVLKDPDMIINPIKYTTHYTQCNDLSVAFRYMYDLGIDFMFSRLVREGYQSFEFNEDEKEMEKRAKNIGKSILYPMVNSIKNISKGELITEDFEIYLDSEEDLNEFLDYLKKLHIAFVVKENQKFENGMHKVKIGRIYNSTNDKIKSHLDGNLW from the coding sequence ATGGATATTGATATTTTAAAAGTCTCGGAAAGGTTAAAGTTGGATGAAGTGGATATAAAAAAGGCATTTGAAAGAAAAATAATTTCTTTTGATATGTATCATAACAAAAAATATCTATTATTTAAAAAGAAACTAAGACATATTGAAAGGGGGACTGTTTTATTTTTAAATAATAATATGGATATTGTAATGGGATATCCAAAAATAAGGCGTGCTATGATGCTTTATCCTACATTAAAAAATTATTTTATTAATAAAATCGTTGTAGAAGAAAAATTAGATGGATACAATGTTAGAATAACAAAAATTGACAATAAAGTTATGGCGATTACGAGAGGAGGTCGAATTTGCCCATTTACTACAAAAAAGGCGTTAAAATTTTTAAATGTTAATATATTGGATGATTATCCTAATTTAATGCTTTGCGGTGAGATGATAGGGTTAAATAATCCCTATGTTCCCCATTATTATCCAGAAGTAAATAATATATTAATTAAAAGTGATAAAAATAATAATAAAAAAACTAAAATTATTGAGAATTTAGGATTTTATATATTTGATGTAAGATATAGGGAAACAAATAAACCACTTTCAATAAGTGAAAAGGAGGAGCTCCTACAAAAATATGAGCTCCCATATGTGAAACCTATTGGTATATTTAATAAAGAAGATATTGAACATATAAAAAAAATAATACTGACTTTGAATGATAAAAAAAGGGAAGGAGTAGTTTTAAAAGACCCTGACATGATTATAAACCCCATAAAATACACAACTCATTATACCCAATGTAACGATTTATCCGTGGCATTTAGGTATATGTATGACTTAGGTATTGATTTTATGTTTAGCCGACTTGTGAGGGAAGGTTATCAATCGTTTGAATTTAACGAGGATGAAAAAGAAATGGAAAAAAGGGCAAAAAACATAGGAAAATCAATACTTTATCCAATGGTAAATAGTATAAAAAATATTTCAAAAGGAGAGTTGATTACAGAGGATTTTGAAATATATTTGGATAGTGAAGAGGATTTAAATGAATTTTTGGATTATCTAAAAAAACTTCATATAGCATTTGTTGTAAAGGAAAATCAAAAATTTGAAAATGGGATGCATAAGGTTAAAATAGGAAGAATATATAATTCAACCAACGACAAAATAAAAAGCCATTTGGATGGAAATCTTTGGTAA
- a CDS encoding PHP domain-containing protein codes for MKVDMHVHTICSNCSINPIKVLKKVCSVKKIFPIIADHNLLTKVDFGIPGEEIATEKGEFIGAFLNEQVNEKDIFEAMDRVKEQGGLIYLPHPFDGRRRRALCRFDILNNKDFIKKVDIVEVFNSRCIEEEPNIMAYEYAKINNLLMGVGSDSHFPWELGNAYMEVDEFDKDNPKEFLRVLKKNNNIGDGLNYYAKLGTPLNILFFSKLSKKLRKWGVIKNKI; via the coding sequence ATGAAAGTTGATATGCATGTCCATACAATTTGTTCAAACTGTTCAATAAATCCTATAAAAGTTCTGAAAAAGGTATGTTCTGTAAAAAAAATATTTCCAATTATAGCAGACCACAATTTATTAACAAAGGTGGATTTTGGGATTCCTGGTGAAGAGATAGCCACAGAAAAAGGAGAATTTATTGGAGCATTTTTAAACGAACAGGTAAATGAAAAGGATATCTTTGAGGCTATGGACAGGGTAAAAGAGCAGGGTGGATTGATTTATTTACCTCATCCATTTGATGGTAGGAGAAGAAGGGCATTATGTAGATTTGATATATTGAATAATAAGGATTTTATTAAAAAGGTGGATATTGTTGAGGTTTTTAACAGTAGATGCATAGAGGAAGAACCAAATATTATGGCTTATGAATATGCTAAAATAAACAATTTATTAATGGGTGTTGGTAGCGATTCCCATTTTCCATGGGAGCTCGGCAATGCATATATGGAAGTCGATGAATTTGATAAAGATAATCCAAAGGAGTTTTTAAGGGTATTAAAAAAGAACAATAATATTGGGGATGGATTAAACTATTATGCAAAATTGGGAACTCCATTAAATATCCTGTTTTTTAGCAAATTATCTAAAAAATTGAGGAAATGGGGTGTTATAAAAAATAAAATATAA
- a CDS encoding amidohydrolase, whose protein sequence is MTILVENLDYVVDKKLNVYKNVDILIKKEYENENENITKIIIGKNLVKKENLNKNDLKIINGKNKCAMPGLTNTHTHIPMTLLRGIADDMILQNWLNEKIWPNEAKLTEEDVYYGSLLGCLEMLRFGITSFNEMYFFSEEIMNATKQIGLKGVIGFPIIDFGTPESKDLNKLLKMAENFIKKHKNEKIVKPAIAPHAPYTCSKETYIKCKEIADEYNILLHTHISETRYEVVEMENNIKMRPVEYLENIGVLDSNVIGAHLVWITKDEVKKLARHNVKVSHCPGSNMKLASGGVMPLVEMLNEGVNVSIGTDGPASNNNLDILEEMKITALLHKAHRWDPTVGDVDTVLNMVFNSEILGFENNDIVLLDINSPHLRPVNNIKSNIVYSANGNDVDTVIVNGEVLLKNKKFIFGDKFLNDVYKKIDKIIKEKFNIGEN, encoded by the coding sequence ATGACGATATTGGTAGAAAATTTAGATTATGTGGTTGATAAAAAGCTAAATGTATATAAAAATGTTGATATTCTAATAAAAAAAGAGTATGAAAATGAAAATGAAAACATAACTAAAATTATAATTGGAAAAAACTTAGTTAAAAAGGAAAACCTAAATAAGAATGATTTAAAAATAATAAATGGAAAAAATAAATGTGCAATGCCTGGATTAACAAATACTCACACTCACATACCAATGACACTTTTAAGAGGAATTGCCGATGATATGATTTTGCAAAATTGGTTAAATGAAAAAATATGGCCTAATGAAGCAAAATTAACAGAAGAAGATGTTTATTATGGTTCCCTTTTGGGATGCCTTGAAATGTTGAGGTTTGGTATTACCTCATTTAATGAGATGTATTTTTTTTCAGAAGAGATTATGAATGCCACAAAACAGATAGGGTTAAAGGGAGTAATAGGTTTTCCGATAATAGATTTTGGAACTCCTGAAAGTAAAGACCTAAACAAACTTTTGAAGATGGCTGAGAATTTTATAAAAAAACATAAGAATGAAAAGATAGTTAAACCAGCGATAGCTCCACATGCTCCATATACCTGCTCTAAGGAAACATATATTAAATGTAAAGAGATAGCCGATGAATACAATATATTATTGCACACTCATATATCTGAAACAAGATATGAAGTAGTTGAGATGGAAAATAACATAAAAATGAGGCCCGTTGAATACTTGGAAAATATTGGGGTATTGGATAGCAATGTAATAGGAGCTCACCTTGTATGGATTACGAAGGATGAGGTAAAAAAACTTGCAAGGCATAATGTGAAGGTATCTCACTGTCCTGGAAGTAATATGAAACTTGCCAGCGGGGGTGTTATGCCACTTGTGGAGATGTTAAATGAGGGCGTAAATGTTTCTATTGGAACAGATGGACCTGCAAGCAACAACAATTTAGATATTTTGGAAGAGATGAAAATTACCGCATTACTTCACAAGGCACACAGATGGGACCCAACAGTAGGGGATGTTGATACTGTTTTAAATATGGTTTTTAATAGTGAAATATTGGGATTTGAAAATAATGACATTGTATTGTTGGATATCAATTCACCACATTTAAGACCTGTGAATAATATAAAATCAAATATTGTATATTCTGCAAATGGAAATGATGTAGATACCGTAATAGTAAATGGAGAGGTATTACTAAAAAACAAAAAATTCATATTCGGGGATAAATTTTTAAATGATGTTTATAAGAAAATAGATAAAATAATAAAGGAAAAATTCAACATTGGTGAAAACTAA
- a CDS encoding gamma-glutamylcyclotransferase family protein encodes MNVFAYGELMKKDRLKELINRVPKMKKGKIIGYEKFFDKNIGYYGVKEEIKEKRKTVDGIILFDISEDELKIFDDYEDEGVYYLRRKTHAYDDEGNKYEVCVYIRN; translated from the coding sequence ATGAATGTATTTGCCTATGGAGAATTGATGAAAAAGGATAGGTTAAAGGAATTGATAAATAGGGTTCCAAAAATGAAAAAAGGAAAAATAATTGGGTATGAAAAATTTTTTGATAAAAATATAGGGTATTATGGGGTAAAAGAAGAAATAAAAGAAAAAAGAAAAACTGTTGATGGCATTATTCTTTTTGATATATCCGAGGATGAATTAAAGATATTTGATGACTACGAAGATGAAGGGGTATATTATCTTAGAAGAAAAACCCACGCCTACGATGATGAAGGAAATAAATATGAAGTATGTGTATATATAAGAAATTAA
- a CDS encoding DNA-directed DNA polymerase: MDALIDVNYDSEDKCIYLYLINKVLKERDFKPYFYVDATTKEINDFLSNDDNKNLLNYVENLESVRKIIINSNLNDSKNRIIERNFTKITVRYPKDVPKLRVLKELGEIYEHDIPFTKRYLIDSDIIPTTYYNNFEDKNRRTIINNNLPELKTISFDMEVYCEGREPNPEKNPILMTSFCSKDLKKVITYKPFKHKYMELVKDESELIKRTIDILKDYDIIYTYNGDNFDFPYLKRRAENLGINVFFDKTGNDDKKTEIGKKTKTQKHKQKIKISRGGIHLRSYIPGKVHIDLYPIARRTLNLTTYKLEDVSYELFGVHKLEVGHQNISNLWNNMDKNLVEYSFQDAYYTYKIGEYFLPLEVMFSRIVNQTLFEVSRMGSSQMVEYLLLKHSFKNNFLAPNRPSNREYQKRLREYYEGGYVKEPIKGMHENIVSMDFRALYPSIIISYNISPDTIDCKCCEDMSEKILGHWFCKKRIGLIPMVLRNLIERRKTIKKILKEKDTEKKELNSKNNKYYNEYYKLLNYEQKSLKILANSHYGYMAYPRARWYSKECAEVITHLGRTYIQKTIEEAEKYGFKVIYADTDGLYAVLNENSDKKTLLNKTYEFLNKINEKLPKDMELEFEGYYKRGIFITKKRYALIDENDKITIKGLEFVRRDWSNIAKKTQKAVLEILLKEGNVEKAKNIIKNIITDLKNGKIDKKDLIIYTQLTKDINEYKTTAPHVEVAKKILKKGGRLNIGDVIGYIITSGNKSISERAVLPEDAKDYDTSYYIDNQILPPVLRIMESLGISKDELRNVDKQITLEGFLME, translated from the coding sequence ATGGATGCCCTTATTGATGTAAATTATGATTCAGAAGATAAATGTATTTACTTATATTTAATAAACAAAGTTTTGAAGGAAAGAGATTTTAAACCATATTTTTATGTAGATGCCACTACAAAAGAGATAAATGATTTTTTAAGTAATGATGATAATAAAAATCTCTTAAATTATGTCGAAAATCTTGAAAGTGTAAGAAAAATAATTATAAACAGCAATCTCAACGACTCAAAAAATCGGATAATCGAAAGAAACTTTACAAAAATCACAGTGAGATATCCAAAAGATGTCCCAAAACTGAGGGTATTAAAGGAGCTCGGAGAGATATATGAACATGACATTCCATTTACAAAGAGATATTTAATAGATAGTGATATAATTCCAACGACTTATTATAACAATTTTGAGGATAAAAATAGAAGGACAATAATAAATAATAACCTTCCAGAATTAAAAACTATTTCCTTTGATATGGAGGTGTATTGCGAAGGTAGAGAACCCAATCCAGAGAAAAATCCCATTTTAATGACAAGTTTTTGTTCAAAGGACTTAAAAAAAGTAATAACCTACAAACCTTTTAAGCATAAATATATGGAATTGGTAAAGGATGAATCGGAGCTCATAAAAAGAACTATTGACATACTAAAAGATTACGATATAATTTACACCTATAACGGAGATAACTTTGATTTTCCTTATTTAAAGAGAAGGGCTGAGAATCTTGGAATAAATGTATTTTTTGACAAAACAGGTAATGATGATAAAAAGACAGAAATAGGAAAAAAAACAAAAACACAGAAACATAAACAAAAAATAAAGATTTCACGAGGAGGAATCCATTTAAGAAGCTACATTCCAGGAAAGGTGCATATTGATTTATATCCAATAGCAAGAAGGACGTTAAATCTAACAACTTATAAATTGGAGGATGTGAGTTATGAGCTCTTTGGGGTGCATAAGTTAGAAGTGGGGCATCAAAATATATCAAATCTTTGGAATAATATGGATAAAAATCTCGTTGAATACTCATTCCAAGATGCCTATTACACCTATAAAATTGGGGAGTATTTTTTGCCGTTGGAAGTGATGTTTTCAAGAATTGTAAATCAGACGCTATTTGAAGTTAGCAGGATGGGAAGTAGTCAAATGGTTGAATATCTTTTATTAAAACATTCATTTAAAAATAACTTTTTAGCTCCAAATAGACCTTCAAATAGAGAATATCAAAAGAGATTAAGGGAATATTATGAAGGAGGTTATGTGAAAGAACCAATTAAAGGCATGCATGAAAATATTGTTAGCATGGATTTCAGAGCTCTGTATCCCTCCATTATAATAAGCTACAACATAAGCCCAGACACCATAGATTGTAAATGCTGTGAGGATATGTCTGAAAAGATACTTGGACACTGGTTTTGTAAAAAAAGAATTGGACTTATCCCTATGGTATTGAGGAACTTAATTGAAAGGAGAAAAACAATTAAAAAAATATTAAAGGAAAAAGATACCGAAAAGAAAGAACTTAACAGCAAGAATAACAAATATTATAACGAATATTATAAACTACTTAATTATGAACAAAAATCATTGAAGATACTTGCAAATAGTCATTATGGATATATGGCTTATCCGCGAGCTCGGTGGTATTCAAAAGAATGTGCGGAGGTAATCACACATTTAGGCAGAACTTATATTCAAAAAACCATTGAGGAGGCAGAAAAATACGGATTTAAAGTAATTTATGCCGATACTGATGGTTTATACGCTGTATTGAATGAAAATAGCGATAAAAAGACATTATTAAATAAAACCTATGAATTTTTAAATAAAATAAATGAAAAACTACCAAAAGATATGGAGTTAGAATTCGAAGGATACTATAAAAGAGGCATATTTATCACAAAAAAGAGATATGCACTTATCGATGAAAACGATAAAATAACTATAAAAGGATTGGAATTTGTAAGAAGAGATTGGTCTAATATTGCAAAGAAAACTCAAAAAGCAGTTTTAGAAATCTTATTAAAAGAAGGGAATGTTGAAAAGGCTAAAAATATTATAAAAAATATAATAACTGATTTAAAAAATGGAAAAATTGATAAAAAGGATTTGATAATATACACTCAGCTTACAAAGGATATTAACGAATATAAAACCACAGCACCGCATGTTGAAGTAGCCAAAAAAATATTAAAAAAAGGCGGGAGATTAAATATAGGTGATGTAATCGGTTATATAATAACCAGCGGCAATAAATCCATAAGTGAAAGGGCTGTTCTTCCAGAGGATGCAAAGGATTACGATACATCCTATTATATAGATAATCAAATTTTACCGCCTGTATTGCGAATAATGGAATCATTGGGAATCTCAAAGGATGAGCTCAGGAATGTTGATAAACAAATTACATTGGAAGGATTTTTAATGGAATAA
- the hacB gene encoding homoaconitase small subunit, producing MIIKGNVHLFGDDVDTDAIIPGAYLKTTDPYELASHCMAGIDENFPKKVKEGDIIVAGENFGCGSSREQAPISIKYTGIKAIVAESFARIFYRNCINIGLIPITCKGINKEIQNGDSIEIDLENKKITVNGKKLNCNVPKGIEWEILSAGGLVNYAKMNKE from the coding sequence ATGATAATAAAAGGAAATGTTCATTTATTTGGCGATGATGTAGATACCGATGCTATAATTCCAGGAGCATATTTAAAAACAACAGACCCCTATGAGCTCGCATCACACTGCATGGCTGGTATTGATGAAAACTTTCCAAAAAAAGTTAAGGAAGGGGATATAATAGTTGCTGGTGAAAATTTTGGCTGTGGTAGTAGTAGAGAACAGGCTCCAATTTCCATAAAATATACAGGCATTAAGGCTATTGTTGCCGAGAGTTTTGCAAGGATATTTTATAGAAACTGTATAAATATAGGACTTATTCCAATTACATGTAAAGGCATAAATAAGGAGATACAGAACGGAGATAGTATAGAAATTGATTTGGAAAATAAAAAAATAACAGTTAATGGTAAAAAGCTAAATTGCAATGTTCCAAAAGGTATAGAATGGGAAATATTAAGTGCTGGTGGATTGGTAAATTATGCTAAAATGAATAAGGAATAA
- a CDS encoding ribosome biogenesis/translation initiation ATPase RLI — MADRLAILDYDRCQPRRCSLECIKYCPGVRMGEETIVMDEDLGKPVISEELCSGCGICVKRCPFEAITIIGLPEELTEDKIVHSYGKNRFRLYGLIAPREGVVGILGPNGVGKSTILNILSGALIPNLNDFNEEPNYDKVIKYFSGTELQKYFEDLKNGNIKPVHKPQYIDVLPKVVKGTVGELLKKVDEKGLFNEIIDVLEIKNILNRTLDNLSGGELQRVAIAAACLREGDIYYFDEPSSWLDVRQRFNAAKVIRKISEEEGKKVVAVEHDLIVLDYLSDYIHIMYGIPSAYGVVTHPRGTRVGINTYLNGFLREENIRFRKNPIVFEKRPPANYSNRPLLLEYSKVTKTLGEFKLSVEGGTIHRGEVMGILGPNGIGKTTFVKILAKIIKPDEGNVSSGDIKVSYKPQYISSDYDGTVRDLLMSITNINTSFYKSEIIKPLSLEKIMDFDVKDLSGGELQRVAIAACLSRDADIYLIDEPSAFLDVEQRLNVSRTIRRMADEKDAAMFVVDHDILFQDYISDRYIVFSGEVGKIGKGSSPLDKRSGANKFLKEMNITFRRDPDTGRPRVNKEGSQRDLYQKEIGEYYYVDE; from the coding sequence ATGGCAGATAGATTGGCCATTTTAGATTATGATAGATGTCAGCCGAGAAGATGTTCCTTAGAATGTATAAAATACTGCCCCGGCGTTAGAATGGGGGAAGAAACCATAGTTATGGATGAAGACCTTGGAAAACCAGTGATTTCAGAAGAATTATGTAGCGGATGTGGTATATGTGTAAAAAGATGCCCCTTTGAAGCCATCACAATTATAGGTCTTCCAGAGGAGCTCACCGAAGATAAGATAGTGCATTCCTACGGTAAAAATAGGTTTAGACTATATGGGTTAATAGCTCCAAGAGAAGGAGTAGTTGGTATATTGGGACCAAACGGTGTTGGTAAATCCACAATACTTAATATATTAAGCGGAGCTCTTATACCAAATTTAAATGATTTCAATGAAGAGCCGAATTATGACAAGGTAATAAAATACTTCTCAGGGACCGAGCTCCAAAAATATTTTGAAGATTTAAAAAATGGAAATATTAAACCTGTCCATAAACCACAGTATATCGATGTCCTTCCAAAGGTTGTAAAAGGAACTGTTGGAGAATTATTAAAAAAGGTAGATGAAAAGGGATTATTTAACGAAATAATAGATGTTTTGGAAATAAAAAACATACTCAATAGAACATTAGATAATCTCTCCGGGGGTGAGCTCCAAAGGGTGGCAATTGCCGCAGCATGTTTAAGAGAAGGTGATATTTATTACTTTGATGAACCTTCGTCATGGCTTGATGTAAGACAGAGATTTAATGCTGCAAAAGTAATTAGAAAAATATCTGAAGAAGAAGGTAAAAAGGTTGTTGCAGTAGAACACGACTTAATAGTTTTGGATTATCTCTCCGACTATATACATATTATGTATGGTATTCCTTCCGCCTATGGGGTTGTAACCCATCCAAGAGGAACAAGGGTTGGAATAAATACATATTTAAATGGATTTTTAAGAGAGGAAAATATAAGATTTAGAAAAAATCCTATTGTATTTGAAAAAAGACCTCCTGCAAATTATTCAAATAGACCATTGCTTTTGGAATATTCAAAGGTTACAAAAACCCTTGGTGAGTTTAAGCTGTCTGTTGAAGGCGGAACAATACACAGAGGGGAGGTAATGGGGATATTAGGACCAAATGGTATAGGTAAAACAACATTTGTAAAAATACTTGCTAAAATTATCAAACCTGATGAAGGTAATGTTTCAAGTGGAGATATAAAAGTATCGTATAAACCGCAGTATATCTCATCCGATTACGATGGAACGGTTAGAGACCTATTGATGAGTATAACAAATATAAATACTTCATTTTATAAATCTGAGATAATAAAACCGTTGAGTTTGGAAAAAATAATGGACTTTGATGTGAAAGATTTATCTGGGGGTGAGCTCCAAAGGGTGGCAATTGCAGCATGTTTAAGTAGGGATGCCGATATATATTTAATAGATGAACCTTCGGCATTTTTGGATGTGGAGCAGAGGTTAAATGTATCAAGGACAATAAGGAGAATGGCAGATGAAAAGGATGCAGCAATGTTTGTAGTGGACCACGATATATTATTCCAAGACTATATATCGGATAGATATATAGTATTCAGCGGTGAGGTCGGTAAAATTGGAAAAGGTTCTTCACCATTGGATAAAAGAAGCGGTGCAAATAAATTCTTAAAGGAAATGAATATAACATTTAGAAGAGACCCCGACACAGGAAGACCAAGGGTCAATAAAGAGGGAAGTCAGAGGGATTTATATCAAAAAGAAATTGGAGAATACTACTATGTGGATGAGTAA
- a CDS encoding S-layer protein, translating into MAMSLKKIGAMAIGGAMVASALASGAMAAATTSGDVAGFMKNAVKDGQPNVDVVVGSNAAAMDVVSAADIAAKIGSMCYKTGAVEDGSADLGVHVSSETDLTQDLNAVYAAGDKFLVFTTPKRDYTTGLGTNAILGGIVDDAPTKAIQPLSRLPTLIRNKDIDPDDISTDTSADAAEFLLASVLKNGKDDYTVDTGDLVYGTLAFQDGQSTITKLQQLSIGMEIPLLGENYRIVDTDDNKIYLGKEAYSGNIKEGESYDLGNGYTVKVKSVLIPIGGGNPQVDVAILKDGKEVASKDDRAPFELRSGDVGVDVYDAYQDVGGNYGYASLIITKDVKGYELGKEFTKDWKIYGLTTDAAGAAATKLVLTDNDLSEGAVPAGAKEKPISDKNTGIPLYGLALKYTGDKKDSLKDGSVVDFVSDYASLKFTDDDTAGKLFTEYEMDVSKDATLDVGQKTSVLNADITLNDLKANAQQAVPVTAPIAKLDTEVSLDSADKNLILVGGPVVNKLTKELQDEGKVSIDNNSPATLAVVDNAANGNDVLVVAGGDRDKTREAALDLIKNY; encoded by the coding sequence ATGGCTATGAGTTTAAAGAAAATTGGAGCAATGGCTATTGGAGGAGCTATGGTAGCTTCCGCATTAGCAAGCGGTGCAATGGCAGCAGCTACAACATCAGGAGATGTTGCAGGATTTATGAAAAATGCAGTTAAAGACGGACAACCAAATGTAGATGTTGTAGTAGGTTCAAACGCAGCAGCAATGGATGTTGTTTCAGCAGCTGATATTGCAGCAAAAATCGGTTCAATGTGCTACAAAACAGGAGCTGTTGAAGACGGTAGTGCTGATTTAGGTGTTCATGTTTCATCTGAAACTGATTTAACCCAGGATTTAAATGCAGTATATGCTGCTGGTGACAAATTTTTAGTATTTACTACTCCAAAAAGAGATTACACAACAGGATTGGGAACAAATGCAATATTAGGTGGGATTGTTGATGATGCACCTACTAAAGCAATTCAACCATTATCAAGATTACCAACATTGATAAGAAATAAAGACATAGACCCTGATGATATTAGCACAGATACATCCGCAGATGCAGCAGAGTTCTTATTAGCATCAGTTCTTAAAAACGGAAAAGACGACTATACCGTAGATACAGGAGACTTGGTATATGGTACATTGGCATTCCAAGATGGACAGTCAACAATAACAAAATTACAACAATTATCAATCGGTATGGAAATCCCATTATTAGGTGAAAACTACAGAATTGTAGATACAGATGATAATAAAATATATTTAGGTAAAGAAGCATACTCTGGCAATATCAAAGAAGGAGAATCCTACGATTTAGGAAATGGATACACCGTAAAAGTTAAAAGTGTATTAATACCAATCGGAGGAGGAAATCCACAAGTAGATGTTGCAATATTAAAAGATGGAAAAGAAGTTGCATCCAAAGATGACCGAGCACCATTTGAATTAAGAAGCGGAGATGTTGGAGTAGATGTATATGATGCATATCAAGATGTTGGTGGAAACTATGGATACGCATCATTAATAATTACAAAAGATGTAAAAGGTTACGAATTAGGTAAAGAATTCACAAAAGATTGGAAAATATATGGATTAACTACTGATGCAGCAGGTGCAGCAGCTACTAAATTAGTTTTAACAGATAATGACTTATCAGAAGGAGCTGTTCCAGCCGGTGCAAAAGAAAAACCAATATCTGACAAAAACACAGGAATACCATTATACGGTTTAGCATTAAAATATACAGGAGATAAAAAAGATTCATTAAAAGACGGAAGTGTTGTTGACTTCGTAAGTGATTATGCAAGTTTAAAATTCACCGACGACGATACAGCAGGTAAATTATTTACAGAATACGAAATGGATGTATCAAAAGACGCTACATTAGATGTTGGACAAAAAACATCAGTATTAAATGCAGACATTACATTAAATGACCTTAAAGCAAATGCACAGCAAGCAGTTCCAGTAACAGCACCAATTGCAAAATTAGATACAGAAGTATCATTAGACAGTGCAGACAAAAACTTAATCTTAGTTGGAGGCCCAGTTGTAAACAAATTAACAAAAGAGCTCCAGGATGAAGGTAAAGTTTCAATCGACAACAACAGCCCAGCAACATTGGCTGTTGTTGATAACGCAGCAAATGGAAATGATGTTTTAGTTGTTGCAGGTGGAGACAGAGACAAAACAAGAGAAGCTGCATTAGACTTAATTAAAAACTACTAA
- a CDS encoding DUF2116 family Zn-ribbon domain-containing protein, with protein MEKHKHCLNCGISIPPDEVFCSEKCREEYLKKRKKIVRNQQMFFIMMIAILAIYVVMMFFK; from the coding sequence ATGGAAAAACATAAACATTGTTTGAATTGTGGAATATCCATCCCACCTGATGAAGTATTTTGCTCTGAGAAATGCAGAGAAGAATATTTAAAAAAGAGAAAAAAAATAGTTAGGAATCAGCAAATGTTTTTTATTATGATGATTGCAATATTGGCAATTTATGTTGTTATGATGTTTTTTAAATAA
- the pyrH gene encoding UMP kinase gives MKIVFALGGSVVMPKEGASVDKLKEYAEVFKKIKDMGNELGIVVGGGNTARNYISIAREFTNEAFCDEIGILATRMNSMLLMSALGNYVVKKVPENFKEAEMILNLNKIVVMGGTHPAHTTDAVAASLAEYINADLLVIATNVDGVYDKDPRKYNDAKKLTKMTTKELLNITCNSSIAAGSSSIIDPLASKIIDRAKLKTLVIEGAPEEILNAITGEHHGTVIVPK, from the coding sequence ATGAAGATAGTTTTTGCATTGGGCGGTTCTGTTGTAATGCCAAAAGAAGGTGCATCAGTAGATAAGTTAAAAGAATACGCTGAGGTATTTAAAAAGATAAAGGATATGGGCAATGAATTGGGTATAGTGGTAGGTGGAGGAAATACTGCAAGAAATTACATTTCTATTGCAAGAGAATTTACAAATGAGGCTTTCTGTGATGAAATAGGCATACTTGCCACAAGAATGAACAGCATGCTTTTGATGTCTGCCCTTGGAAACTATGTTGTAAAGAAGGTTCCTGAAAACTTTAAAGAAGCTGAAATGATTTTAAATTTAAATAAAATCGTTGTTATGGGTGGAACTCATCCTGCACATACAACAGATGCAGTAGCAGCTTCACTTGCTGAATATATTAATGCAGATTTATTGGTTATAGCTACAAATGTTGATGGCGTTTATGATAAAGACCCGAGAAAATATAATGATGCAAAAAAACTTACTAAAATGACTACAAAGGAGCTCTTAAATATTACATGTAATTCTTCAATAGCAGCAGGTTCTTCATCTATAATTGACCCACTTGCATCTAAAATTATAGATAGAGCAAAATTAAAAACTTTGGTAATTGAAGGAGCTCCGGAGGAAATACTAAATGCTATAACTGGTGAGCATCATGGAACTGTTATAGTTCCAAAGTAA